The Ignavibacteria bacterium genome contains the following window.
GAGCTTTATTATGGACCAGATACAAGTCGTTCAAAAAAAGTTGCCGGTTTTGATGTTAAGAATGATATTGAAAGATTGTTTTTTGTGGACGACGATGGAATTACGATTAAAAATGTTTTCTCAAATTACACTCAACTTGACCCAGTAATTTATTCAAATTCAAATAGAGGATATATTTTGGTTTCTCTCACCGAAAATCCATTTACAGGTAAAAAGTTGAAGAAAGGGGAAAGACTTTATTTTTCACTTCGAAAAATTTATTTGAATAAAACTTCAACAGAGTTGTTCAGATCAAAGATAAACCCAAAAGTTATTTAGTTATTACAAAGAGTTTTGGACTAAGGGAGAAAATTTCAGACCTGTACGAATTTAGAGTTGGTGAGTATTTCAATATGCCTTTAAATTTGATGTCCCCGCCTATTTCTGCTCAGTTGAATACAACAGAGAGTGAAATTTATTTTGAGGAAGTAGATAATACTCAATTGACAGATGATGAATATCAATTAAGTTTCTTTAAGGATCTATCTACTACAGATTACTCAATGTTCTGGCGATTAAAAAATTTAACTAAGAACAGAATATTGCTTGACTCACAAAAGGTATATTTCAATTTAGATGATAGACCAATTGTTGTTGAAGGGTTGTATCCAAAGATAAGCTGGGTTGAACCAGAAATTAAAAATGTTAATTATAAACCTGAAAACAATAAATGGTTTGGTGACTTTAGAAGCGAGATTTCGGGTATTTTTTATTTAGGTCCTGAAAAAGTAAAAGGAGTTTCTGCATATAATATTCTTCCATTGGGTAATGTGGGAACAAAAAAATCCTCCTTAACGACTTTTGATAAATTAAGGAGAATTGAAATTCGTTTTGGCAAATCTCAAAAAGCTTACAGATTTGTCTCAAATTCGTTGGGAACAAGATACTTAAGTGGCGCAAGTACTGAAGGGGTATCAGGAATATGGTACCCAGGTGAATATTTTGTTGATGTTCCTTTTCAAGTCTGGATAAAAGATGATAGGTTTGGTGAAGAAAAACAACTTACCTGTGGTTTTATAGAAGCAAGAGCACCTTTAGGTGGAAATCCTGATGGTGAATGGGATCCCGGTACAAATATTAGTTTAACACGAGAATACATTATTATATTTAATCAACCCTACAATCCTTCTGGAAATCAAATGGAGTATGTTGGTTATCTTCCAACAACGGGAACGAAAGTTTATGCAGATTTGAATGGATGGAATCCACCGGCGGAAGCCAATTTTACACCTGAACAGATTGCACGGGCAAAATCTCCGTGGTTTGATGCTTTGCTTGTAGTTGGTTTAGAAAGAACTTCAGTTGATACATTTTATAAACCTGGAGATATTTTAACAATACCAATCTCGTATGTAATTACTTCAAGAGATACTTTTTATTATAGATCAAAATCAAAAATGAATAAATTAACTCTTGAGGAGAAGAAATCGCAGGTAAGCAAGATTAATGTGTTTCCAAATCCATACTTTGAATGGGAAGATTTTAGAGCAGTCAGAAACGGTGTAATAATTTTTTCAAACTTGCCGGAAGAAGTAACTATAAAGATTTATACACTGTCTGGCAATTTAGTTAGAACTTTGACAGAAAATGATAAATCATCAATAACTTCTCCATTTATCGAATGGGATTTAAGAAATGAGAATGGCAAGAAAGTTGCCGATGGAATTTATCTCGCTCATATTAAAACAAAATTTGGAGATAAGGTTCTAAAATTCTCGATTGTTAAGCAGAAAAGATAAATTATTCAAAATTTAATTCATCCAATTCCTCAAAGTTCAATTAGAGCTTTGAGGAATTTTCATTTTAAATAATAATTGTTCTTGAGTTTGTGGGTTTAAGAGACTTATTTACCAAAAGTAAAATAAGGAAATTGCTTGCTTTACTTTTCGGGCTGAAAGTAAAATAAGAAATCTAAAAACAGAGGAATTTCAAAAAATTGAAATGATTTACTTCGCGTAAACCATAGCTTTTACTTTGATACCCGAATCAGTTTTCAATTTATAGTAATAAATTCCAGACGATAAATTAAACTCTCCGGCTTCAAAATAAGCTTGATGCAATCCGGATTTTAATTCGCCATCAATAAAAGTTGTGATTTCTCGCCCGAGTATATCGAAGATTTTGAGATTGACTTTTTCGTTTCTCTTTAAATTAAACTGAATGATAGTCGAACCATTGAAAGGATTTGGATAATTCTGATAAAGTTCAAAGTTCTCGATAATTTTATTCTCATTTTCTACTAATGTTGGAGTTTTGAATTCAACAAGCTCACGCATTGAACCAGGAATAAATAAATTCAGAGTATCAATTGAAAATGGTTCCTGAATCGATTTAATGATATATCTTCCCTGAGCAAGCCAATCGTTAAATGGAATTGTGACTATATCAATTCCAATCGGTGGAAGCGGTGGAGGCAGGGCAACCAGATATTGAACTTTAATTTCAGTCCTAAATTTTACAGCATTGAAAAATCCAGCTGGAACTGTAACAGTATCAAGACCAAGTCTTGCTCCGCGCATAAGAAATCTTAATGGAAGTGTTCCAAGCTGTGGAACCGTTAGAGTTGTATCAAATCTATAAATTTGATAGAAAGTGCCAAGCGAAGTTCCAAATCTGTAATATTCAAACCAATCGGGCAATTTGAAAGTTATTAATGTATCGATTTCTAAATCTCTTTGATGAATGAAAATGCTTTGAGTTGAAGCAGAAACCCAATTTGTATCTCCAATCTCAACTCCGGCGGGTCGTGATACAATAAAAAGAGTTTGTCTACCTAAAAAGTTTTGATAAGCCACAGATGAATCAATAATTACTTGTGGTTCACCAACCGGATTTCCAAGTGAATCAAGCAGATAAACATTATTAACCCACACATTTCCAACTTCAATCGGTAAATATTGCTGCGCATTTTGTGAGTAGAGAATTGAACCCATTAAAATCGAAAGAAGAATAAACTTCCTCATTGCTCACTCCACTAAAATTTCATAACTAATTTGCTGAACTTCAACGAATTTTTCCAGCTGAGATTTTATCTCTTTCGAATCACCTACTACGACAATCAAAACATTATTTTCCGGGAAATATTCTCTTATAACTTGCTGAATTTTTTCTTGAGAAGTGTTCTTAATTTTTTCAGAGAAGTTTGTCAATAATTCTTTGTCTTTATTATAGAATATGATTTCAGTTAAAGAATTCACAAATCCTTCAGGGGATTGAAGATTTCTTGAAAGATCGCCAATTAGATAATTCTTAGCCTTTTTTATTTCCCAGTCACTAACACCGGACTTTTTTAATTTTTTTAATTCATCAAGAATGATTTGAATAACTTCGCCGACTGTTTGATTTTTAGTAAATGTAGATATTAAAAATTTCCCACTTTGCTTCAGCATTTGAAATGAACTTCTTGCTCCATAAGTCAAGCTTCTCTTTACTCTTATTTCTTCAACAAGCCGGGATGTAAATCCATCGCCTAAAATCGTATTAACGATTGATATTGGGATTTCGTCAGGATTGTTTTGACTTATTCCAATGTTACCAACACGAATTTGTGCCTGTGTTAATCCAGGTTTATCTACAAGGATTAACTTTAAATTTGAAAGCTTTTGAATAGGTTGATCATTTAATTTTATCTTTTCACCTTTTTGCCAATTTGAAAATAAATTTTTTATAAGTTGTTCCGCCTCTTGAGTATCGATATCTCCATAAAAAAGAATGGTGGTTTCGTTTGGAACGAAATAAGTTTTGTAGTGATTGCGAATTTGTCTCGCTGAGATATTATCAATCTGTTTTACAGTTCCACGAATTGATTGAGAGTAAGGATGTCCGTTAAAAATAAATTTATTGAAAAATTGATTAGCAACATAAGTTGGATTTTCGAGAGAAGATTTTAATTCTGAAATTAACTTATCTTTCTCTTTATCAATTTCTTTAGAATCAAAAGCCGGTGAAGTTAGAATTTCAGCTAAGATGTTCATTCCATCTTGAAAATTGTATTTTAAGAATTCAGTTGATACAAGAGTGTAATCGTAATTTGTAGAGATATTTATTGTTGATCCAAGAAATTCAAATTCTTCCGCAATCTGCTGAGCAGTTCGTTTTGTTGTTCCTTTCAAAAGCAATTGCCCGGTTAGGTAAGTCAATCCCTGATACTTTTGCGGATCAAGACGCGCTCCGCCGTTGAAAATAACTCTAACTTGAACAAGCGGAAGCTTTTTGTTTGGGACTATAACATATTTTAATCCGTTATCAAGATTTTTTATTTCAAAATCAGAAACGGTTTGAGCATTAAGTGTATAAATGCAAATTAGAAGCAGAGTTAATAATATCTTTTTCATTGCTTTTCACTTTTTGGTTTTGAAATGATAATTGTTCTTGAACTACTTGAAAAATATTTTTGAGCGACTCTCTGAATTTCTTGTGGGGTTACCTGAGCATATTTATCTACAACTTTGAAAAGATTATTGTAATCTCCAGTCAATGTTTCAAAATATCCTAAAGCAAAGGAAAGTGCTTCGTTTGTTTTGAATGAGTCAAAGTATTCAAGGACTTTAGAGTTTTTTGCTTTTTCAATTTCGTTAGCCGTCACACCTTTTGTTTTGATATCTTCCAAAATTTTTTCAATCTCTGGTAAAAGTTTTTCGAATTCTTTTTCACCTCTTGCCTGAGCATAAATTTTGAAAAGCCCTGGATCTTCCATTTGATCCTGATATGCGTAAGCTTCAGTTATTAATTTCTTTTCTTCACTTAAAACTTTGTTGAATCTTGAACTTAAACCTTTGCTTAATATATTAGCTAACAAATCCATTGCATAGAAATCGCTGTCGTTAATCGAGCAAGATTTATATCCTATCATCAAAGATGGCAATTCAACTTCTTGATAAAGAGTTATTATTTTTTCTCCGCTTTGATCTGGTTCGGTGATTTTTTTATAAGCAGGAATTTTTGCTTTTGGAATTTTTTCAAAATATCTGGCTATTAATTTTTTTGCTTGGGCTTTGTTGAAATTGCCGGTTAAAATTAGAACAGAATTGTTAGGCGAATAATAAGTTTTATAAAAATATTTACAATCATCTAAGGTAATGTTTTTCAAATCATTCATCCATCCAATAACAGGTTGACGATAAAGGTGAGAGACAAAAGCATTTGCATAAAGTTCTTCTTCCATTTTTTGTTGTGGATTATTATCAACACTTAACCTTCTTTCTTCCATTACAATGTATCGTTCTTGTTCAAGATTTTCAGAATCTAGTTTTAATGCTTTCATTCTGTCCGCTTCCATATCTAAAATTAGCTCGAGTTTGTCTGAATTAAATTCTTCCCAGTAATTAGTGAAATCATTCCAGGTGCTTCCGTTTGAATAGCCGCCGTTTTCTTCGAGAATTTTATCAAACATACCTGGTTTATATTTTGCTGAGCCATTAAACATCATATGTTCAAAAAGGTGTGAAATACCTGTAGTGCCAGGTGACTCATATTTCCCGCCAACTTTGAAAAAAATTCGAAAACAAATGCTCGGCACTTCATTGTTTGGTGAAAGAATTACTTTCATCCCGTTTTTTAAGTAATAACTTTCAATATCAAGATTTTGGGCGGATAATTTTAGAGTGATTAGTAATGTTAAAAAGAAAAATTTTTTCATTGTGATTTTATCCCTGAGTTTAATTCTCTTTTTTTGTTTGACAGAATTCTGTTAAAACACCATTTACTGATTTTGGATGAATGAAAGCAATTAAAAAATCTTCAGCACCAATTCTTGGTTTTTCGTCAATAAGACTGAAATTCAACTCTTTAAGCTCATTTAATTTGTTCTGCAAATCATCAACTTCAAAAGCAATGTGATGTAT
Protein-coding sequences here:
- a CDS encoding T9SS type A sorting domain-containing protein is translated as MPLNLMSPPISAQLNTTESEIYFEEVDNTQLTDDEYQLSFFKDLSTTDYSMFWRLKNLTKNRILLDSQKVYFNLDDRPIVVEGLYPKISWVEPEIKNVNYKPENNKWFGDFRSEISGIFYLGPEKVKGVSAYNILPLGNVGTKKSSLTTFDKLRRIEIRFGKSQKAYRFVSNSLGTRYLSGASTEGVSGIWYPGEYFVDVPFQVWIKDDRFGEEKQLTCGFIEARAPLGGNPDGEWDPGTNISLTREYIIIFNQPYNPSGNQMEYVGYLPTTGTKVYADLNGWNPPAEANFTPEQIARAKSPWFDALLVVGLERTSVDTFYKPGDILTIPISYVITSRDTFYYRSKSKMNKLTLEEKKSQVSKINVFPNPYFEWEDFRAVRNGVIIFSNLPEEVTIKIYTLSGNLVRTLTENDKSSITSPFIEWDLRNENGKKVADGIYLAHIKTKFGDKVLKFSIVKQKR
- a CDS encoding T9SS type A sorting domain-containing protein, translated to MRKFILLSILMGSILYSQNAQQYLPIEVGNVWVNNVYLLDSLGNPVGEPQVIIDSSVAYQNFLGRQTLFIVSRPAGVEIGDTNWVSASTQSIFIHQRDLEIDTLITFKLPDWFEYYRFGTSLGTFYQIYRFDTTLTVPQLGTLPLRFLMRGARLGLDTVTVPAGFFNAVKFRTEIKVQYLVALPPPLPPIGIDIVTIPFNDWLAQGRYIIKSIQEPFSIDTLNLFIPGSMRELVEFKTPTLVENENKIIENFELYQNYPNPFNGSTIIQFNLKRNEKVNLKIFDILGREITTFIDGELKSGLHQAYFEAGEFNLSSGIYYYKLKTDSGIKVKAMVYAK
- a CDS encoding insulinase family protein, yielding MKKILLTLLLICIYTLNAQTVSDFEIKNLDNGLKYVIVPNKKLPLVQVRVIFNGGARLDPQKYQGLTYLTGQLLLKGTTKRTAQQIAEEFEFLGSTINISTNYDYTLVSTEFLKYNFQDGMNILAEILTSPAFDSKEIDKEKDKLISELKSSLENPTYVANQFFNKFIFNGHPYSQSIRGTVKQIDNISARQIRNHYKTYFVPNETTILFYGDIDTQEAEQLIKNLFSNWQKGEKIKLNDQPIQKLSNLKLILVDKPGLTQAQIRVGNIGISQNNPDEIPISIVNTILGDGFTSRLVEEIRVKRSLTYGARSSFQMLKQSGKFLISTFTKNQTVGEVIQIILDELKKLKKSGVSDWEIKKAKNYLIGDLSRNLQSPEGFVNSLTEIIFYNKDKELLTNFSEKIKNTSQEKIQQVIREYFPENNVLIVVVGDSKEIKSQLEKFVEVQQISYEILVE
- a CDS encoding insulinase family protein yields the protein MKKFFFLTLLITLKLSAQNLDIESYYLKNGMKVILSPNNEVPSICFRIFFKVGGKYESPGTTGISHLFEHMMFNGSAKYKPGMFDKILEENGGYSNGSTWNDFTNYWEEFNSDKLELILDMEADRMKALKLDSENLEQERYIVMEERRLSVDNNPQQKMEEELYANAFVSHLYRQPVIGWMNDLKNITLDDCKYFYKTYYSPNNSVLILTGNFNKAQAKKLIARYFEKIPKAKIPAYKKITEPDQSGEKIITLYQEVELPSLMIGYKSCSINDSDFYAMDLLANILSKGLSSRFNKVLSEEKKLITEAYAYQDQMEDPGLFKIYAQARGEKEFEKLLPEIEKILEDIKTKGVTANEIEKAKNSKVLEYFDSFKTNEALSFALGYFETLTGDYNNLFKVVDKYAQVTPQEIQRVAQKYFSSSSRTIIISKPKSEKQ